One Candidatus Saccharimonadales bacterium genomic window carries:
- a CDS encoding glycoside hydrolase family 15 protein, producing the protein MARPIVLSNGELHVGINNFGLVHDLYFPYVGFENHAAGRSLRHRVGVWINGEISWLDDGTWEFTFRYPVDALIGHILAKNERMGVLLEFDDVVDSHISAFMRNVHVINLLPEEREIRLFMHQAFVIGDSRSNTDTGQYLPEQHAILHYRGRRAFIIGGDADGQPFDQYSIGLFGIEGREGTFRDADDGELSMSNVEHGRVDSTIRFKLIVGPHSSSRAHYWIAAGTSMREALYIHRQVESDGLPKRLHMTADWWHEWLKPAEIAAERVSVSLRESFLRSVMIIKSQIDKRGAVIASTDTAVLNYSRDAYGYSWPRDGAYALWPLIRMGYIDEPHRFFEFCQRGLHADGYLMHKYRADGALGSSWHPYVHEGGVAPPIQEDETALVLFVFAQYYHMHASPRLLREFYHTMVTPMANFLASYIDEVTGLPRPSYELWEQYYQATTYTTAITYAALLAAADLAELAEDADNAVKWRSAADDIAVAAHKYLYNRERKAFYRGVIVKNGHVEFDSTIDLSSFYGAFMFGLFSVDSEEVTATVATINEVFGLNEKEFGLPRYENDDYYRVDPSTKGNTWCITTLWLAQYYTEVGDHAQARRIIHWISDRAGNTGILPEQISPRDGSFVGVAPLTWSHAEYVATLLDEITRGDEH; encoded by the coding sequence ATGGCTAGGCCAATTGTTTTAAGTAACGGCGAGCTTCACGTTGGTATCAATAACTTTGGGCTCGTTCATGATCTTTACTTCCCTTACGTAGGGTTTGAAAACCACGCAGCTGGTCGATCGCTCAGGCACAGAGTGGGTGTTTGGATCAATGGCGAGATCAGTTGGTTGGATGATGGCACCTGGGAATTTACTTTCCGTTATCCTGTCGATGCATTGATCGGGCATATACTGGCAAAAAACGAGCGTATGGGAGTGTTATTGGAATTTGATGACGTTGTTGACTCACATATTAGCGCGTTTATGCGTAATGTACACGTTATCAATCTTCTTCCTGAAGAACGTGAAATACGCCTCTTTATGCACCAAGCGTTTGTTATTGGTGATAGCCGCAGCAATACCGATACGGGACAATATCTTCCTGAGCAACACGCGATCCTTCACTACCGCGGCCGAAGAGCGTTTATTATTGGTGGCGACGCTGATGGCCAGCCATTTGATCAATATAGTATAGGTCTGTTTGGCATAGAGGGGCGAGAAGGTACATTTAGAGACGCGGACGACGGCGAGCTGAGCATGAGCAATGTTGAGCACGGACGAGTTGATTCGACTATCCGTTTCAAACTTATCGTAGGGCCCCACAGCTCTTCTCGAGCACATTATTGGATTGCCGCGGGTACTTCCATGCGTGAAGCGCTGTACATACATCGTCAAGTAGAGAGTGATGGATTACCAAAGCGACTTCATATGACTGCGGATTGGTGGCACGAGTGGCTAAAGCCTGCCGAGATCGCCGCAGAACGGGTAAGCGTCTCGCTTCGCGAGAGTTTTTTGCGAAGCGTTATGATTATTAAATCGCAGATAGATAAGCGAGGTGCGGTTATCGCAAGTACCGATACTGCCGTGCTTAATTATTCGCGAGACGCTTATGGCTACTCTTGGCCTCGCGATGGTGCGTATGCGTTATGGCCTCTGATTCGTATGGGATACATTGATGAGCCGCATCGCTTTTTCGAATTTTGCCAACGCGGACTCCATGCTGATGGCTATTTAATGCATAAATACCGTGCCGATGGTGCGCTTGGCAGCAGTTGGCATCCGTATGTCCACGAAGGTGGTGTTGCACCGCCCATTCAAGAAGACGAAACTGCTCTTGTGTTGTTTGTTTTCGCGCAGTATTACCATATGCACGCTAGCCCACGCCTGCTTCGCGAGTTTTATCACACCATGGTAACTCCGATGGCTAATTTCTTAGCCTCATATATCGATGAAGTGACGGGCTTGCCGCGTCCTAGTTATGAATTGTGGGAACAATATTATCAAGCAACTACCTATACTACCGCTATTACATACGCAGCTCTCCTCGCTGCGGCCGATTTGGCCGAACTAGCAGAAGATGCCGATAACGCCGTAAAATGGCGATCCGCAGCTGATGATATCGCAGTTGCCGCTCATAAATATTTGTATAACCGTGAGCGCAAGGCTTTTTACCGAGGAGTTATCGTCAAAAATGGGCATGTCGAATTTGACTCGACCATCGATCTCTCTAGCTTCTACGGTGCCTTTATGTTTGGCCTTTTCTCTGTCGATAGCGAAGAGGTAACAGCAACTGTAGCAACGATCAACGAAGTATTCGGGCTTAACGAGAAAGAGTTCGGATTGCCACGGTACGAGAATGATGATTATTACCGAGTTGATCCCTCCACCAAGGGTAATACTTGGTGTATTACAACATTATGGCTTGCTCAGTACTATACCGAGGTAGGCGATCACGCTCAGGCACGGCGAATTATTCATTGGATCAGTGATCGTGCCGGAAACACCGGGATATTACCTGAGCAAATTTCACCAAGAGACGGCTCATTCGTGGGAGTTGCACCGCTTACATGGAGTCATGCGGAGTATGTCGCCACACTACTCGATGAAATCACTCGGGGGGATGAACACTGA
- a CDS encoding glycoside hydrolase family 57 protein, protein MSKRGIILYLHVHQPLRIREYSVFDTAVNHDYFDEKDSDSDRNNEKIFRKVVEKSYQPMNELLLKLLERHPEFRVSFSITGTFIEQAEKWAPEVLESFKQLVASGRVDIVSETYYHSLAFFYSKKEFERQVAMHRKKIKELFGVDTSVFRNTELSYNDALASWADEHGFKGILAEGWDPVLGGRSPNFVYRPSGTHNIKLLLKNYRLSDDVAFRFSNRAWEQWPLTAHAYNQWTNASINGSQVINLLMDYETFGEHQWKDTGIFEFFEDFVQMWLENSDNTFYTTAEAVAAHDPVGEISMPHTVTWADTERDLTAWLGNSMQQEALRHLYDLEDDILRTGDLTLISDWRKLQTSDHVYYMCTKWFTDGDVHAYFSPYESPYDAFLYFMNALRDVRYRLMAYHQGGIHG, encoded by the coding sequence ATGAGTAAACGCGGTATTATCCTTTATCTCCACGTACACCAGCCTCTTCGTATACGTGAGTATAGCGTTTTTGACACAGCAGTTAATCACGATTATTTTGATGAAAAAGACTCTGATAGCGATCGTAACAATGAAAAGATTTTTCGCAAAGTAGTCGAAAAATCATACCAGCCCATGAACGAGTTACTTCTTAAGCTTTTGGAGCGACACCCTGAGTTCCGTGTTTCCTTTAGCATTACTGGAACTTTCATCGAACAGGCGGAAAAATGGGCGCCAGAAGTACTCGAAAGTTTCAAACAGCTTGTCGCCTCAGGGCGAGTCGATATTGTCTCCGAAACGTACTATCACTCACTCGCCTTCTTCTACAGCAAGAAAGAGTTTGAACGTCAGGTCGCCATGCACCGCAAAAAAATTAAAGAACTTTTTGGGGTAGACACTTCTGTATTCCGTAATACGGAGCTTTCTTATAATGATGCGCTCGCATCGTGGGCGGATGAGCATGGGTTTAAGGGTATATTGGCCGAAGGGTGGGATCCGGTGCTGGGCGGACGTAGTCCTAATTTTGTCTATCGGCCAAGTGGTACGCACAATATAAAATTACTATTGAAGAATTATCGTTTGAGTGACGATGTCGCATTCAGATTTAGTAATCGAGCATGGGAGCAGTGGCCGCTTACTGCGCACGCATATAACCAGTGGACGAATGCTTCAATAAATGGATCGCAAGTTATTAACCTGCTTATGGACTACGAGACATTTGGCGAACATCAGTGGAAGGATACCGGTATCTTTGAATTCTTTGAGGATTTTGTACAAATGTGGCTCGAGAATTCCGATAATACATTTTACACTACCGCAGAGGCTGTCGCCGCCCACGATCCCGTAGGAGAAATAAGTATGCCGCACACGGTAACGTGGGCAGATACAGAGCGAGATCTAACCGCGTGGCTTGGAAATAGCATGCAACAGGAGGCGCTGAGGCACCTCTACGACCTTGAGGATGATATTTTGCGCACAGGCGACCTGACGCTTATCAGCGACTGGCGCAAGCTGCAAACATCTGACCATGTATACTACATGTGCACCAAATGGTTTACGGATGGTGACGTACATGCCTATTTTAGCCCTTATGAATCTCCCTATGACGCGTTTCTTTATTTCATGAACGCCCTAAGGGACGTTCGTTACCGGTTGATGGCATACCATCAAGGAGGTATTCATGGCTAG
- a CDS encoding glycosyltransferase family 4 protein — MKILMLGWELPPHNSGGLGVACYYMSKALAAEGASIDFVVPYTAEHQNTDFMTVHAATTLDPLERYGSMGAYDSNQAFGDKSSFEGGIRDVQRHYVQYVEKLVANSPPEAIHAHDWLTVEAGIRAKQLTNAPLIVHVHATEFDRSGETQGNPLVHEIEQQGLMMADRIIAVSNITKSIIIQKYGIPADKIEVVHNAIDLKSLTSEVYDARTYKYLEALKDEGYTVVGTVTRFTIQKGLVHFIKAAARASEKYHKLVFLLAGDGEQRDELIRLSAQLGIADKVFFTGFVRGKQWRDAYQVADIFVMSSVSEPFGLTALEAAHYDSALIITRQSGVGEVLHNIFKYDFWDTDKLADQLIGIATSKALAASLRQNVRQEYARLSWRDVAKQCMHLYRQLRGKVAA, encoded by the coding sequence ATGAAGATACTTATGCTCGGGTGGGAGCTCCCTCCGCACAACAGTGGTGGCCTTGGTGTGGCCTGTTACTATATGTCAAAAGCACTCGCCGCTGAAGGTGCGAGCATTGATTTTGTCGTACCCTACACGGCAGAACATCAGAATACAGACTTTATGACCGTCCACGCCGCAACAACTCTTGATCCTCTAGAGCGCTACGGTTCAATGGGGGCCTATGATAGCAATCAAGCTTTTGGAGACAAAAGCAGTTTTGAAGGCGGGATCCGCGACGTACAGCGACACTACGTTCAGTATGTCGAGAAGCTTGTGGCCAATTCGCCCCCCGAAGCTATTCACGCCCATGATTGGCTAACGGTCGAAGCCGGGATTCGCGCCAAACAACTTACTAATGCACCGCTTATCGTTCATGTTCATGCCACGGAGTTCGATCGTTCGGGTGAAACACAAGGTAATCCGCTCGTTCACGAAATCGAGCAGCAGGGGTTGATGATGGCCGATCGTATTATTGCCGTCAGTAATATTACAAAAAGCATTATTATCCAAAAATACGGTATTCCTGCGGATAAGATCGAGGTTGTGCACAATGCCATCGACCTTAAAAGCTTAACTTCCGAGGTATACGATGCACGTACCTACAAATATCTTGAGGCCCTGAAGGACGAAGGATATACGGTTGTTGGTACTGTCACGCGTTTTACTATTCAAAAAGGGCTCGTTCACTTTATCAAAGCCGCAGCCAGAGCAAGTGAAAAATACCATAAGCTCGTGTTCTTACTGGCGGGTGATGGCGAACAGCGGGATGAGCTTATTCGGTTGAGCGCACAGCTTGGTATTGCCGATAAGGTCTTTTTTACGGGTTTTGTAAGAGGAAAACAATGGCGAGATGCATATCAAGTCGCCGATATATTCGTTATGAGCTCAGTGAGTGAACCGTTCGGCCTAACCGCTCTAGAAGCTGCCCATTACGATAGCGCCCTTATTATCACCAGACAGTCAGGAGTTGGTGAGGTTCTTCACAACATTTTTAAATATGATTTTTGGGATACGGATAAGCTGGCGGATCAGCTTATAGGAATCGCAACTTCGAAGGCGCTTGCCGCCAGCCTTAGGCAAAATGTGAGGCAAGAGTACGCCAGGCTGTCTTGGCGTGATGTTGCAAAGCAATGTATGCACCTTTATAGACAACTTCGCGGAAAGGTGGCGGCATGA